Proteins from one Triticum aestivum cultivar Chinese Spring chromosome 7A, IWGSC CS RefSeq v2.1, whole genome shotgun sequence genomic window:
- the LOC123149398 gene encoding uncharacterized protein isoform X2 (The sequence of the model RefSeq protein was modified relative to this genomic sequence to represent the inferred CDS: added 118 bases not found in genome assembly), which translates to MIIQCSKIGPGPPDFSVGQIRHHSQICYMRSVWDSKTDAKYDGIKETTYSFKKTIVTDSPQPVSAGTSSFLTNIPTPSEFCSILKSNYPQLAHSKLGILLNQHNAISFKSCNELKRSFHEENTRFLRSLLSTLSKSCICCTLRGTTCIAQELQPPESPLLSNLYRHSKQQSKSEGATSAAPKDKHKAANSSYTINEVTPSHKKSRINSYDADDDVTPKITKLHQPTEESKCWADSLIGGILMFTDETDPPEDAVVFTQISPFKPTPVSTLHTSYADSHWTDGRLHIHPPPDVLIAIHSYFRNHPPSELSCPWITHASPRYCSLAGKTIVDQLYGSKLLDHEACCLIFLRLNQIDNKLLYPGSTPKWRRYIEADFSTDVLADENVWDMVSVQKQFIPEYISQQLPNTRLFIIPAYLQSGWSVYCWDMKRKIIHMCDPLADASSYTAQKSSHLIIAEKLHDALFTYLNKFSRSWHVDVANWKKNFQFLSATLFDRNESGVCMIHMARYFNGIGLATKLNNETLVHEKKLMVAEVLQLDGNLASLRATPKKNFSGYD; encoded by the exons ATGATAATCCAGTGCTCTAAAATTGGCCCCGGGCCCCCAGATTTCTCCGTAGGCCAG ATACGTCACCATTCTCAGATATGCTACATGCGCTCTGTTTGGGATTCAAAAACTGATGCAAAATATGATGGCATCAAAGAAACCACTTATTCCTTCAAAAAAACTATCGTTACAGATAGTCCTCAACCCGTTTCTGCTGGAACTTCTTCATTCTTGACTAACATTCCTACCCCATCGGAATTCTGCAGCATCCTCAAGTCTAACTACCCACAATTG GCACATTCCAAGCTCGGCATACTCCTCAATCAGCACAACGCTATTTCATTTAAATCCTGCAATGAATTGAAGCGATCCTTTCATGAAGAGAACACTAGATTTCTTCGCAGCCTTCTGTCCACCTTATCTAAAAGTTGCATCTGTTGCACGCTCCGTGGGACAACATGCATTGCACAAGAACTGCAGCCACCTGAAAGCCCTCTTTTATCTAATTTGTACCGGCATTCGAAGCAGCAGTctaagtctgaag GCGCCACATCTGCAGCACCAAAGGATAAACATAAGGCTGCCAATTCGTCTTACACTATTAATGAGGTCACACCATCACACAAGAAAAGCAGGATAAACT CATATGACGCTGATGACGATGttactccaaaaatcacgaaattgCATCAACCAACTGAAGAGTCCAAATGTTGGGCTGACAGCCTAATAGGCGGCATCCTCATGTTCACCGATGAGACTGACCCGCCTGAAGATGCTGTCGTATTTACTCAGATCTCACCATTCAAACCAACCCCCGTATCTACCTTGCACACATCTTACGCTGATTCTCATTGGACTGATGGTAGATTACACATTCATCCACCACCAGACGTTCTAATCGCGATTCACTCATATTTTCGGAACCACCCTCCAAGTGAACTTAGCTG CCCGTGGATTACACATGCCAGTCCCCGATATTGCTCTCTGGCTGGTAAAACTATTGTCGACCAGTTGTATGGATCCAAGCTTCTTGACCACGAAGCTTGTTGTCTCATATTCCTCCGTTTGAATCAGATTGATAACAAATTGCTATACCCTGGATCCACCCCGAAATGGCGCCGTTACATCGAAGCTGATTTCTCT ACTGATGTACTCGCTGACGAAAATGTATGGGACATGGTATCTGTCCAGAAACAATTCATCCCAGAATATATAAGCCAACAACTGCCGAACACGCGCCTA TTCATTATCCCAGCTTACCTTCAGTCTGGATGGAGTGTGTATTGTTGGGACATGAAGAGGAAGATCATCCACATGTGCGACCCACTGGCCGATGCTTCTTCTTACACTGCACAAAAATCCAGCCACCTAATTATTGCAGAAAAGCTTCATGATGCCCTCTTCACCTATTTGAACAAGTTTTCCAGGTCATGGCATGTTGACGTAGCTAATTGGAAGAAAAACTTCCAGTTCCTTTCGGCCACATTGTTTGACCGCAACGAGAGTGGCGTCTGTATGATTCACATGGCTCGTTACTTCAACGGCATCGGTCTTGCTACAAAGCT
- the LOC123147134 gene encoding uncharacterized protein yields MATQQKLMNTGVYGQERFLALLESANNGELFYGDELSALETVNEGSESHMYSGSEQMLSNVHAWQNNGSDAVKESDLAEPEGLQLISGLIEPTEADKGSKECMQISDTGGAEQVSESDTSWVRRHRRGAMPDERTIQAERVTALESAIRGFAGRKTDSVITPKLGLSYDSLTKDYDFYNLYSWECGFGIRYGKSGNNVKGARCMQEFVCCCSGKPNKENNSSCRTKWHAMVSVGVKTGGSRVGGPELCF; encoded by the exons atggcgacgCAGCAGAAGCTGATGAATACTGGAGTATACGGGCAAGAAAG ATTCCTTGCTTTATTAGAAAGTGCGAATAATGGGGAGCTGTTCTACGGCGATGAGCTGAGTGCTCTGGAAACAGTAAATGAAGGAAGCGAGTCACATATGTATTCAGGTTCAGAGCAGATGCTGTCAAATGTTCACGCATGGCAAAACAATGGTAGTGACGCTGTGAAAGAGTCAGATTTGGCTGAGCCTGAGGGTCTCCAGCTTATCAGTGGGTTGATTGAGCCTACTGAAGCAGACAAGGGCAGCAAAGAATGTATGCAAATTTCAGACACCGGTGGAGCAGAGCAGGTTTCTGAAAGTGATACTAGTTGGGTTAGAAG GCATAGGCGAGGAGCAATGCCTGATGAGAGAACTATACAAGCAGAGAGGGTTACAGCACTTGAAAGTGCAATTAGGGGGTTTGCTGGAAGGAAAACTGATTCAGTGATTACACCAAAGCTAGGATTGAGTTATGATTCGTTGACAAAAGATTACGACTTTTACAACCTTTATTCTTGGGAATGTGGCTTTGGCATACGTTACGGGAAGAGCGGAAATAATGTGAAAGGAGCGAGGTGTATGCAGGAGTTTGTTTGTTGTTGTTCG GGGAAACCAAATAAGGAGAACAACAGTTCATGCAGAACAAAATGGCATGCAatggtgagtgtcggtgtcaaaaccggcggatctcgggtagggggtcccgaactgtgcttctag
- the LOC123154845 gene encoding protein FAR-RED IMPAIRED RESPONSE 1: MTGTQRSESANHMLKNYVPPACPMNLFVKHYAKVLFDREQEEGFQEKSTKLAGVVLKVNIPIECHASTVYTRAMFELFGKSLYYSGSYYIKELVPRTEYLATHVKAESREKWYKSRYKVVVSEFRDFFSCECGLFEHMGMICCHALNVCRYDLQVGISFYLSIADFASDLEKQVMIVLGLNEIPRKHILKRWTVDARDSLPEHLKHYQKDVGLPDCTTFRHNAMYISALELVMMGDSNPEAFDYVMSGLAELKKGALPLSNLKDGMSLIEKRKACNSSSVGKSVPSKCSQKQNIDDGAASSAGKIEWRNAKARTVGGDGKSSVNGNGNIEANSASSTVQGDDLSTVDSNIALTSRTMDTESNMSLLPPKKKPRMRGHPTTARDKSNYEINDKRSRFCTICRGKGHKRTTCPQRGNEPQKPRKIPTCTNCGIAGHRRNTCSKVLYSTLDGVPSVGCI, encoded by the exons ATGACGGGCACACAAAGGAGTGAGAGCGCAAATCACATGCTTAAGAATTATGTTCCTCCAGCATGCCCAATGAATCTTTTTGTGAAGCATTATGCAAAAGTACTATTTGATAGAGAGCAAGAAGAAGGTTTCCAAGAAAAGAGCACCAAATTG GCAGGAGTAGTTCTAAAAGTTAACATACCAATTGAATGCCATGCAAGCACGGTGTATACTCGGGCCATGTTCGAGCTGTTTGGAAAAAGTCTTTACTACTCAGGTTCTTATTACATCAAAGAATTAGTTCCAAGGACTGAGTACCTGGCAACACACGTGAAGGCGGAATCGAGGGAGAAATGGTACAAGAGCAGATACAAGGTGGTTGTTTCAGAATTCAGAGATTTTTTCAGTTGTGAGTGTGGACTCTTTGAGCATATGGGGATGATTTGTTGCCATGCACTAAATGTGTGTAGATATGATTTACAAGTAGGTATTTCTTTTTATTTGTCCATTGCTGACTTTGCAAGTGATTTGGAAAAACAGGTGATGATAGTGTTGGGATTGAATGAGATACCAAGGAAGCACATACTGAAAAGATGGACAGTAGATGCGCGTGATAGCCTTCCTGAACATCTGAAGCATTATCAAAAAGATGTAGGCCTACCTGATTGCACCACTTTCAGGCACAATGCTATGTACATCTCGGCCCTGGAATTGGTTATGATGGGTGATAGCAATCCAGAGGCTTTTGATTATGTCATGAGCGGCCTGGCAGAACTGAAGAAGGGAGCTTTGCCACTAAGTAATCTAAAAGATGGAATGAGTCTAATTGAAAAAAGGAAGGCATGCAACTCTTCTTCTGTTGGTAAATCTGTTCCTTCAAAGTGTAGTCAGAAGCAAAATATTGATGATGGAGCTGCGTCAAGTGCTGGGAAAATTGAATGGAGAAATGCAAAAGCAAGAACGGTAGGAGGGGATGGGAAATCTTCAGTCAATGGTAATGGGAACATTGAAGCTAATTCGGCCTCGTCTACTGTACAGGGGGACGACCTGAGCACGGTTGATTCAAATATTGCATTAACTTCTAGAACCATGGATACAGAAAGCAACATGTCCCTGTTACCCCCTAAGAAGAAGCCTAGGATGAGAGGTCATCCGACAACGGCAAGAGACAAGTCGAATTATGAAATAAATGACAAGCGATCGAGGTTTTGCACCATTTGCCGTGGGAAGGGGCACAAGAGAACTACATGCCCTCAAAGGGGCAACGAACCGCAGAAGCCGAGGAAGATTCCGACATGTACAAATTGTGGCATAGCCGGTCATCGTAGGAATACTTGTTCAAAAGTTTTGTACTCTACATTGGATGGGGTCCCCTCTGTAGGATGTATCTGA
- the LOC123149399 gene encoding uncharacterized protein → MGHGICLETIHPRIYKPTTTEHAPTYLQSGWSVYCWDMKRKIIHMCDPLADASSYTAQKASHLIIAEKLHDALFTYLNKFSKSWHVDAANWKKNFQFLSATLFDRNKSGVCMIHMAHYFNVIGLATKLDNETLGHQKKLMAAELLQLDGNLAILPATLTKILHG, encoded by the exons ATGGGACATGGTATCTGTCTAGAAACAATTCATCCCAGAATATATAAGCCAACAACTACCGAACACGCGCCTA CTTACCTTCAGTCTGGATGGAGTGTGTATTGTTGGGACATGAAGAGGAAGATCATCCACATGTGCGACCCACTGGCCGATGCTTCTTCTTACACTGCCCAAAAAGCCAGCCACCTAATTATTGCAGAAAAGCTTCATGATGCCCTCTTCACCTATTTGAACAAGTTTTCCAAGTCATGGCATGTTGACGCAGCTAATTGGAAGAAAAACTTCCAGTTCCTTTCGGCCACATTGTTTGACCGCAACAAGAGTGGCGTCTGTATGATTCACATGGCTCATTACTTCAACGTCATCGGTCTTGCTACAAAGCTTGACAAT GAAACACTTGGTCATCAGAAGAAACTCATGGCGGCCGAGTTACTCCAGTTAGATGGCAACCTCGCCATCCTCCCAGCAACGTTGACAAAAATCTTACATGGCTAG
- the LOC123149398 gene encoding uncharacterized protein isoform X1 (The sequence of the model RefSeq protein was modified relative to this genomic sequence to represent the inferred CDS: added 118 bases not found in genome assembly) — protein MPPFFPDLGMLNLPHNSYPRISSFDESRIRKMIIQCSKIGPGPPDFSVGQIRHHSQICYMRSVWDSKTDAKYDGIKETTYSFKKTIVTDSPQPVSAGTSSFLTNIPTPSEFCSILKSNYPQLAHSKLGILLNQHNAISFKSCNELKRSFHEENTRFLRSLLSTLSKSCICCTLRGTTCIAQELQPPESPLLSNLYRHSKQQSKSEGATSAAPKDKHKAANSSYTINEVTPSHKKSRINSYDADDDVTPKITKLHQPTEESKCWADSLIGGILMFTDETDPPEDAVVFTQISPFKPTPVSTLHTSYADSHWTDGRLHIHPPPDVLIAIHSYFRNHPPSELSCPWITHASPRYCSLAGKTIVDQLYGSKLLDHEACCLIFLRLNQIDNKLLYPGSTPKWRRYIEADFSTDVLADENVWDMVSVQKQFIPEYISQQLPNTRLFIIPAYLQSGWSVYCWDMKRKIIHMCDPLADASSYTAQKSSHLIIAEKLHDALFTYLNKFSRSWHVDVANWKKNFQFLSATLFDRNESGVCMIHMARYFNGIGLATKLNNETLVHEKKLMVAEVLQLDGNLASLRATPKKNFSGYD, from the exons ATGCCACCTTTTTTTCCAG ACCTTGGCATGCTAAACCTGCCTCACAATTCGTACCCACGCATATCCAGCTTCGATGAATCGAGGATCAGGAAGATGATAATCCAGTGCTCTAAAATTGGCCCCGGGCCCCCAGATTTCTCCGTAGGCCAG ATACGTCACCATTCTCAGATATGCTACATGCGCTCTGTTTGGGATTCAAAAACTGATGCAAAATATGATGGCATCAAAGAAACCACTTATTCCTTCAAAAAAACTATCGTTACAGATAGTCCTCAACCCGTTTCTGCTGGAACTTCTTCATTCTTGACTAACATTCCTACCCCATCGGAATTCTGCAGCATCCTCAAGTCTAACTACCCACAATTG GCACATTCCAAGCTCGGCATACTCCTCAATCAGCACAACGCTATTTCATTTAAATCCTGCAATGAATTGAAGCGATCCTTTCATGAAGAGAACACTAGATTTCTTCGCAGCCTTCTGTCCACCTTATCTAAAAGTTGCATCTGTTGCACGCTCCGTGGGACAACATGCATTGCACAAGAACTGCAGCCACCTGAAAGCCCTCTTTTATCTAATTTGTACCGGCATTCGAAGCAGCAGTctaagtctgaag GCGCCACATCTGCAGCACCAAAGGATAAACATAAGGCTGCCAATTCGTCTTACACTATTAATGAGGTCACACCATCACACAAGAAAAGCAGGATAAACT CATATGACGCTGATGACGATGttactccaaaaatcacgaaattgCATCAACCAACTGAAGAGTCCAAATGTTGGGCTGACAGCCTAATAGGCGGCATCCTCATGTTCACCGATGAGACTGACCCGCCTGAAGATGCTGTCGTATTTACTCAGATCTCACCATTCAAACCAACCCCCGTATCTACCTTGCACACATCTTACGCTGATTCTCATTGGACTGATGGTAGATTACACATTCATCCACCACCAGACGTTCTAATCGCGATTCACTCATATTTTCGGAACCACCCTCCAAGTGAACTTAGCTG CCCGTGGATTACACATGCCAGTCCCCGATATTGCTCTCTGGCTGGTAAAACTATTGTCGACCAGTTGTATGGATCCAAGCTTCTTGACCACGAAGCTTGTTGTCTCATATTCCTCCGTTTGAATCAGATTGATAACAAATTGCTATACCCTGGATCCACCCCGAAATGGCGCCGTTACATCGAAGCTGATTTCTCT ACTGATGTACTCGCTGACGAAAATGTATGGGACATGGTATCTGTCCAGAAACAATTCATCCCAGAATATATAAGCCAACAACTGCCGAACACGCGCCTA TTCATTATCCCAGCTTACCTTCAGTCTGGATGGAGTGTGTATTGTTGGGACATGAAGAGGAAGATCATCCACATGTGCGACCCACTGGCCGATGCTTCTTCTTACACTGCACAAAAATCCAGCCACCTAATTATTGCAGAAAAGCTTCATGATGCCCTCTTCACCTATTTGAACAAGTTTTCCAGGTCATGGCATGTTGACGTAGCTAATTGGAAGAAAAACTTCCAGTTCCTTTCGGCCACATTGTTTGACCGCAACGAGAGTGGCGTCTGTATGATTCACATGGCTCGTTACTTCAACGGCATCGGTCTTGCTACAAAGCT